The genomic segment CGGCGGGTTTGGGTATAGGTTTGGGTCATCGGGCGGCCTCCGCGTCCGGCAGCAGGGCGACCCACTTGCCGCTCAGGCGGTCGCGCTTCGTTTGTTCGATCTGGAATTGTTTCAGCACCTCAACGCGCCGGGCTTTCGCGGCCATCAGCGTGTCCTGCGCGCCAATGACATCGCGATAGGTGAACCCACCGCGCGCAAAGCCTTCACGCACCTGCGCCACGGCTTTTTCGGCCAGCGGAATTACCTCGGCATCGATACGCCGCACCTCCTGCGCCAGCGCGTTCATGCGAAGCGTGGCGGCGGCGATGTCGCGCTCGCGGAAGCGTTCGGCGGCCTCTATATCGGCGGAAGCGGCCTCGGCTTCGGCGCGGCTACGGTCGATATTTCCCCGATTGTCGTTGAAGCGGTTCAGGGGAATGGAGCCGCCGACCAGAAACGCCACCGAGCCGTCGGCGCGGAAATGGCGGATGCCGGCCGACAGCGTCGGGTCCTGCACGCGGCGGGTGTTTTCGACGCGGATTTGCGCCGTCGAAGCGCGCTGACGGGCGCGCAGAACGTCGATGTCCGGCGTCGCCGTCAGGGTCGGCTCAAGGGTGGCCGCGCCGGTGTTTTCCAGCGCCGCCGCATCGAGCACGAAATCCGCCCCGCCACCCCACAGGGCTGCCAGTTGCCGCTTCAACTGACGCGCCGTCGCCTCGGCCTGATCGCGCGCGATGCGGGCACTGGCGACGTGCGCATCGGCCAGCGACCCGGCGAACAGGGGATCGCGCGCGGCGCTGACGCGGCGGCTGATTTCTGCCTGAGACTGTTCGGCCAGCTTGAGGCGTTCGCGCGCCACGCCGATTTCGGCCTCGGCGGCGACAGCTTCGATCCATAGCGACTGGGCCGCGTTCATTGCCGCCCAGGTGCGGGCGCGGCCTTCGGCGCGGACCAGCTCTTTTTCAGCCGCTGCCGCTCCGACGCGGGCTTCGCGCTTCGATTTGCGCTCCAGTGTCTGCTGATAGGTCAGGGTAAATTCGGTCGCATTCAGGCCGTTATAAGGGCTGGAGCCAAGGAAGTTCTCGGCCTCTATGCCCACACTTGGGCTCGGACGCACACCGGCCTGACGGATGCCGGCGTCGGCGGCCTCCAGACGACGCTGTGTCGCTGTCTGCGTCGGGTCGGCGCGCCCGGCGCGGGTCATGGCCTCGGCCAGAGATAAGGGTGTCGATTGGGCAAACGCCCAATGGGGAGCGGCCAGCGTCAGGCAAGCCGCCAGCACACTCGCATAGGCGAGCGGGCGCGCAGCGCGGAGACCGCGCATAGGGGGGAAATACATGAAATCCTCACGTGAAAGGTTCGGATAAACGGCGCACGAAGCGCCGTTCAGACGTCAGTCGAAACCGTTCACGCGCGAGGCGGCTGGAAGGGAAGATCGGGGGTCAGATCAACCAGCGGGTGCGCTACGCCCGGACGCAGATCGATGAGCGCCATGTTGAGCACGAACGCGCCACCTGCGCCACTGGCGGCAAGCCCCTGAGACACTTCGCTGCTGTTGTGGTGATGGTGATGGACCGCCAGCCTATCGCCGGCCGTCGGTTCGCCGCTCGTCAGGTGCCCATGACAAGAGGCGCTTGTTTCGGAACAGCTTACCATCCATCCGCCGTCGGCCAGCAATCGGTCGCCAACGGCCTGATGCTCGAAATTATGCACCCGCGCCTGCGCCGAGGCGAAACCGGCCATCACCACAGCCACCATGCAGAGCAAGGTGCTGAGGGTCATCAGGCGAGCCAGCCATGGGCGAGACGTATCGGGCATGAAGACAGCGTATCCTCTCTGCACGCGAACATACGACAAGCGTCAGCCCTTTGAGAAGGCGTTATTTTATACTCTGAGCAGAGAGGACCGGCCTGTATCATAGCATCGCAAATATCTGTATTCGCGATCGGTTCGCGGTCTACAGGCTAATGGCGTAGCCGCGATATGGGCTCCGACAGCTTCAGCGCCGCGTGCGTATGGCCGTATTCCGCCTCGGCTGCCGCATCGACGAAGGCGTCGAAAACGTCGGCCAGAACCACCTGATGGGCCGCAAGCGCTTTCAGCATCTCACGGACATAATAGCCGATCACCGCCATGGCGTAATCGGTTCGGCCGTCGATCTGACTGGCGATGATCTCGACCAGTTCCATCTCGGCTTCTTCGTAAGGCATTTCCTGACGCGAGAAGGCGCAGAGCGTGGCGCCTACCGTGCGTTCGATCAACGACGGATGTGTTTGCATAGGGCTCACTCGATGACGATCGATGAGCCTAGCGTTATTTAAAGTAAAAAATCCATCGGGAGGGAAATTAACCACCCGGAAAAGACGAACAAACCCGGCGATTTGCACCGGGTTTTTGTTCTTAGCCGATGTGGGTCAGGCCGCCCATATAGGGTTGCAACACCGCCGGAATGGCGATGCGGCCGCCCTCGTCCTGATAGTTTTCCATGATTGCCACCAGCGTGCGGCCGACCGCCAGACCGGAGCCGTTCAGCGTGTGCAGGAAGCGCGTGCCCTTTTCGCCGGCCTTGCGCGTGCGGGCGTCCATGCGGCGGGCCTGGAAGTCGCCGCAGTTCGAGCAGGACGAGATTTCGCGATAGGTGTTCTGCGACGGCAGCCACACCTCAAGGTCATAGGTCTTGCGCGCGCCGAATCCCATGTCGCCGGTGCACAGCAGCATGGTGCGGAAGCTTAAGCCCAGCTTCTTGAGGATGGCTTCGGCGCATTCGGTCATGCGCTCGTGTTCGGCGGCAGACTGTTCCGGCGTGGTGATCGAGACCAGTTCGACCTTCTGGAACTGATGCTGACGGATCATGCCCTTGGTGTCGCGGCCGGCTGAACCGGCTTCGGCGCGGAAGCAGTTGGTCAGGGCGGTCAGACGCAGCGGCAGTTCCTCTTCCGCCGTGATGGCTTCGCGGACAAGGTTGGTCAGGGACACTTCGGCGGTAGGGACTAAATAGTGGCGACGTTCAATTGCTTCTAGAATCTGATTGGGTAAATTCTTTTCTACCCAGGCCAGAATTGCATCAAATCGTTGATCGCCTTCCGGTTTCCCCTTGATAGCTTGTTCCAATTCCGTTTGCGCAGCTTCTTCTTGGCGCTTGTAATCAGCCCAGTCGTAGCTAGTAGCGGCAAACAAATCCTCTTCAAACTTCGGTAATTGGCCCGTTCCAAATAAGGCATGGCTTTTCACTAGTACCGGCGGATTAACCTCCAGATAGCCGTGCTCGGTCGTCTGGGTGTCGAGCATCCACTGACCGATGGCGCGCTCCAGACGCGCCAGTTGCCCCTTGAGCACCACAAAGCGCGAACCGGACATTTTGGCCGCCGCTTCAAAGTCCATCAGCTTGAGCGCTTCACCCAGATCAGCGTGATCCTTGGCCGGGAAGCTGAGGATATTCGGCGCGCCGTGGGTTCGGATTTCGACATTGCCGCTCTCGTCTTCGCCCTGCGGCACATCCTCAAACGGGATATTCGGAAGCTCTGACAGAAGCTTTTTCAACGCCTCATCCTTGGCGCGTTCGGCCTCCTGAGCCTCGGCAATCGCGCCTTTCAGGCCCTCGACCTCGGTCATGAGTTCAGCGGCGCGTGCCTCGTCCTTCTGGGCCTTGGCCTTGCCGATTTCGCCGGACAGTTTCTTCAACTGCGCCTGATTGGTCTCAAAGGCCGTCTTGGCGGCGCGCAGGTCCTTATCCAGCGCCAGCAGCGCATCGACATCGGCCTGAGCCGACTCGCGGCCCCGCGACGACCAGCCCTTGACATAGGCTTCAGGAGTTTCGCGTAAGGCTTTGATATCGTGCATGGAACGGTCCTGTAGTTAAGCCCCCTCCGGCGCGACTGGCGCGCCACCTCCCCCGCTTCGCCGAGGCTCGCAAGGGAGTATGAGGGGACGGAATCTCCTCCCCTGCTTTAGCGGGGGAGGTGGCGCGGCGCAAGTCCGCGACGGAGGGGGCGAAATCAGGCGGGCTCTTTCCGCCGGAACTCGATCACGCGCACGCACAGGATCGAGATTTCGTACAGAAGCACGATCGGGATGGCCAGCATCAGTTGCGAAATGGGGTCCGGCGGCGTAACCACGGCTGCGACCACGACAATACCCAAAATGGCGTAGCGGCGGCCCTCGCCCAGCATCTTGGCCGACACCATACCGGTCAGGCCCAGCAGCGTCAGCACGATCGGCAACTGAAAACAGGCCCCAAAGGCCAGCATCAGCGTGGTGACCAGGGAAAGATATTCCGACACCTTGGGCATCAGTTGCACCGTAACGGCCCCGGCCCCCAGAATCTGCTGGCTCAGGGAGAACCACAACACCATCGGCAGGATGATGTAATAGACGAGCAGCGCCCCCATGACGAACAGCACCGGCGCGGCGATCAGAAACGGCAGGAAGGCCATGCGCTCACGCTTGTACAGGCCCGGCGCGACGAAGCGATAGACGTGCCAGGCGATGACGGGAAAGCTAAGGATAACCGCGCCGAAGCCGGCCATCTTCATCTTGGTGAAGAGAAATTCCAGCGGCGCCGTGGTGATCAGCGCAATGCCGTTCTTGGCCAGCGGCACCTCTTTCAGGCCCAGAATGATCTCGATCAGGTCGAACGGCCCGGCTCCGTGTCCGCCGTGGGCGCGAGAGGCCTCAAACATGCGGTTGGCCATCTCATAGGGATGGGTCAGGAAGATGTAGATCGGCTCGGCGAAGGCGAAGCACAGGATAAAGGCGGCGGCGAAGGCCAGCACCATCCAGATCAGGCGCGAGCGCAGTTCGACCAAATGGTCCATCAGCGGCGCGCGCGAGGATTCGATATCCGCTTCGTCCGGGTGAAGCTCGTCTTTGGTCACCAGGTCATTCATGAGGATATCGTTTCAGTCGTCTTTTTGGGGCGGCTGCGCTTCGGCTTGGCCTCGGCCGCAAGGCCTATACTTTCAGCGGCTTCCACCGTTTTCTTCGCACGCGGTTTGCGCGGCTTCTTTTCGGGTGTCGTGGCCAGCTCCGGCGCGGGATCGGGCGCCTCGTCCAGCGGATCGGTCAGGGACGGTTTGCCGAAATCGGGGTCTATGTCCGGCGCATGGTCATAGGCATCCGGCGATGGCACATCCGTGCTGTCGCTATAGTAATGCCCTTTGGGCGGGATGGTGTCGTTGATCTCGCCTTCGATGCGGCGCATATCCTCGCGGATGTCGTCGATGACCGGCGTCTGGGTCGACCGCAGCGCTTCGACCTCCTTGCGCAGGTCTTCCAGTTCGGACTGGCGCGCCATGTCGTCGAAGGAGGTGCGGAATTCGTCGGCCATCGAGCGCATCTTGGCCACGAAGCGACCGAGTTGCCGCAGCAGCTTCGGCAAATCCTTGGGGCCGACCACAATCAGGGCGACGACCGCAATCAGTATGAGCTCAGAGCCCCCAATACCGGGCACCATTCAAATCACGCCTTAGGGTCAGAACATGAAAAAACAACCGCCTCCCGTAAGCGCAGAGGCGGTCACTCAGAAAACAGCGAAAAACGCTTAGGCCGCGTCCTTGTCCGTGACCGGCTTGGTTTCGGCCTTGGCTTCGTCCTTCTTGACGTCCTCGTCCTTGAGGCCGTCCTTGAAGGCCTTGATGCCCTTAGCGGCATCGCCCATCAGGCCCGACAGCTTGCCACGGCCGCCGAACAGCAGCAGCGCGACAACCGCGACAATGGCCCAGTGCCAGATGCTCATGCTACCCATGTCAGATCTCCATACGCACGGCGCCACCTTCTGACAGCGCACCTTCGGATACAGGTTTCCCTCTTATAGGCGTATTGTAGACGCACATCAAAGCGAAAATAAGCCCCTAATCCCGTTCGCCTTCGGCGCTATCGAAGAAATCCTGCGCGAATTCGACCTGTTCCATGTCGTCGAGCCCGATGGCGTCCTCGATCTCTTTCGCGCCGCCGGGTTCAGGGATGACAAAATCGGCTGGGACATTGAGGTCGAGCAGCCCCGCGGCGCGCATATCGGCGGCGCCGGGCAGGTCGTGCAGACTGGGCAGGGAAAAGACTTCAAGGAAATGCTCGGTCGTGCCGTAGGTCACGGGGCGGCCCGGCGAGCGCCTGCGCCCGCGCAGGCGGATCAGATTCATCTCGTGCAGAACATCCAGCGTGCCGCGCGACAGGCCGACGCCGCGAATCGTCTCGACCTCGGCGCGCGTCACGGGCTGATGATAGGCGATGATGGCCAGCGTCTCCAGGGCGGCCTTCGACAAGCGGCGCGGCTCCTCACGCTCTTCGACCATCAGGTAACCGAGGTCGGCGGCGGTGCGGAACTGCCACTTGTCGGCCACGACCTCCAGCGTCACGCCGCGGTCGGCATAGCGGCTTTTCAGCGCCGCCAGCGCCTTGCCGACATCGGCCCCTTCGGGCAGGCGGCGCGCCAGATCGGCGGCGGACAGCGGCGCGGCGGCGGCAAACAGCAGCGCTTCGATGGCGCGTTCGATATCGAGTTTGGGGGACAGTTCGCCAGAAAATTCAGTGGAAATTTCGATTGTCATCGTCCCTCCATCAGCGGCGGGCGGCGGCGCATGTACAGGGTGTCGAACGTACCCAACTGCTGGACCTGCATCAGGCCCTCCTTGGTCAGTTCCAGCCCCGCCGACAAGGTCGAGGCGACGTAGGAGGCGCGGCGCGGACCGCCCTCACCCACCGGCTGCGGCGCGATCTCATCGAGCGCCGTCCAGTCGGACAGTTGCGGCAGCACCTCGCGCAGGTGGTCGCGCGCGTCTTCCAGCGGGAAGGCCTCGACGCGCATGGTCGGGTCGTAATGGCGGGCGATTTCGCGCTGGCGCTGGGTGACATAGGCCCCCATCAGGTCGAACAGCGACACATCGAGGCGCGAGGACGGCAGGATTACCGTCGCCTCCGGATCGCCGCGCGAAAAG from the Asticcacaulis sp. AND118 genome contains:
- the tatB gene encoding Sec-independent protein translocase protein TatB, which encodes MVPGIGGSELILIAVVALIVVGPKDLPKLLRQLGRFVAKMRSMADEFRTSFDDMARQSELEDLRKEVEALRSTQTPVIDDIREDMRRIEGEINDTIPPKGHYYSDSTDVPSPDAYDHAPDIDPDFGKPSLTDPLDEAPDPAPELATTPEKKPRKPRAKKTVEAAESIGLAAEAKPKRSRPKKTTETISS
- a CDS encoding twin-arginine translocase TatA/TatE family subunit; translated protein: MGSMSIWHWAIVAVVALLLFGGRGKLSGLMGDAAKGIKAFKDGLKDEDVKKDEAKAETKPVTDKDAA
- the serS gene encoding serine--tRNA ligase, which codes for MHDIKALRETPEAYVKGWSSRGRESAQADVDALLALDKDLRAAKTAFETNQAQLKKLSGEIGKAKAQKDEARAAELMTEVEGLKGAIAEAQEAERAKDEALKKLLSELPNIPFEDVPQGEDESGNVEIRTHGAPNILSFPAKDHADLGEALKLMDFEAAAKMSGSRFVVLKGQLARLERAIGQWMLDTQTTEHGYLEVNPPVLVKSHALFGTGQLPKFEEDLFAATSYDWADYKRQEEAAQTELEQAIKGKPEGDQRFDAILAWVEKNLPNQILEAIERRHYLVPTAEVSLTNLVREAITAEEELPLRLTALTNCFRAEAGSAGRDTKGMIRQHQFQKVELVSITTPEQSAAEHERMTECAEAILKKLGLSFRTMLLCTGDMGFGARKTYDLEVWLPSQNTYREISSCSNCGDFQARRMDARTRKAGEKGTRFLHTLNGSGLAVGRTLVAIMENYQDEGGRIAIPAVLQPYMGGLTHIG
- the tatC gene encoding twin-arginine translocase subunit TatC; this encodes MNDLVTKDELHPDEADIESSRAPLMDHLVELRSRLIWMVLAFAAAFILCFAFAEPIYIFLTHPYEMANRMFEASRAHGGHGAGPFDLIEIILGLKEVPLAKNGIALITTAPLEFLFTKMKMAGFGAVILSFPVIAWHVYRFVAPGLYKRERMAFLPFLIAAPVLFVMGALLVYYIILPMVLWFSLSQQILGAGAVTVQLMPKVSEYLSLVTTLMLAFGACFQLPIVLTLLGLTGMVSAKMLGEGRRYAILGIVVVAAVVTPPDPISQLMLAIPIVLLYEISILCVRVIEFRRKEPA
- the scpB gene encoding SMC-Scp complex subunit ScpB, with protein sequence MTIEISTEFSGELSPKLDIERAIEALLFAAAAPLSAADLARRLPEGADVGKALAALKSRYADRGVTLEVVADKWQFRTAADLGYLMVEEREEPRRLSKAALETLAIIAYHQPVTRAEVETIRGVGLSRGTLDVLHEMNLIRLRGRRRSPGRPVTYGTTEHFLEVFSLPSLHDLPGAADMRAAGLLDLNVPADFVIPEPGGAKEIEDAIGLDDMEQVEFAQDFFDSAEGERD
- a CDS encoding TolC family protein codes for the protein MYFPPMRGLRAARPLAYASVLAACLTLAAPHWAFAQSTPLSLAEAMTRAGRADPTQTATQRRLEAADAGIRQAGVRPSPSVGIEAENFLGSSPYNGLNATEFTLTYQQTLERKSKREARVGAAAAEKELVRAEGRARTWAAMNAAQSLWIEAVAAEAEIGVARERLKLAEQSQAEISRRVSAARDPLFAGSLADAHVASARIARDQAEATARQLKRQLAALWGGGADFVLDAAALENTGAATLEPTLTATPDIDVLRARQRASTAQIRVENTRRVQDPTLSAGIRHFRADGSVAFLVGGSIPLNRFNDNRGNIDRSRAEAEAASADIEAAERFRERDIAAATLRMNALAQEVRRIDAEVIPLAEKAVAQVREGFARGGFTYRDVIGAQDTLMAAKARRVEVLKQFQIEQTKRDRLSGKWVALLPDAEAAR